A region of Panicum virgatum strain AP13 chromosome 8N, P.virgatum_v5, whole genome shotgun sequence DNA encodes the following proteins:
- the LOC120685483 gene encoding avenacosidase 2-like, translated as MALLASALMSRSTHLGLRSHIGPNGDNLSWRLPSTEKSKRRCDLSLRSQAEKDDSELGQEHLMPWEIPRRHWFHHGFVFGAATSAYQIEGAWNEHGKGPSTWDHFCHKYPEMIAGWSTGINIYVINICDRQEDVKMLKEMGMDAYRFSISWPRNCQVSDINYKGINYYKNLINKLKENGIEPYVTIFHWDTPQALEDKYGGFLNPRIIKDYTDFAKVCFDHFGDKVKQWFTFNEPHIFCSFAYGTGEYAPGRCSPNRNCAIPCGDSLNEPYLVGHNILLAHAEVVDLYKTYYKGEDGHIGMALDVMFYEPYTKTFLDEQAQARSIDYNLGWFMEPVFRGDYPFSMRSLLRDRLPYFKDEEKAKLVGSYDMMGLNYYTSRFSEHIDISPRFTPVPNTEEAYAREKMSGHDGNPIGLDTGIDWIKSHPKGLKDLLMIIKERYGNPPIYITENGTADVDNGNLSKSDALDDSIRLDYLQRHISAIKKSIDLGADVCGHFTWSLLDSFEWASGYTAHFGLIYVDRNDGFKGYMKKSAKWFKEFNGASRRVMNDKHGDVLDPALVSNNN; from the exons ATGGCTCTGCTTGCTTCAGCCCTGATGAGTCGCAGTACCCATCTAGGCCTTAGAAGCCACATAGGACCCAATGGCGACAATTTGTCATGGCGCCTACCTTCAACAGAGAAGAGTAAGAGAAGGTGTGACCTGAGCCTTAGATCACAAGCAGAAAAGGATGA CAGCGAGCTTGGACAAGAACATCTCATGCCATGGGAAATCCCTAGGAGGCACTGGTTCCACCACGGATTTGTCTTTGGTGCCGCCACTTCAGCGTACCAA ATTGAAGGTGCTTGGAATGAGCATGGCAAGGGGCCAAGCACTTGGGACCACTTCTGCCACAAGTATCCTG AGATGATAGCTGGCTGGAGCACTGGCATCAATATTTATGTTATCAACATTTGTGACCGACAGGAGGATGTCAAAATGCTCAAGGAAATGGGCATGGATGCCTATAGGTTCTCCATCTCCTGGCCAAGAAACTGCCAAGTAA GTGACATAAATTATAAAGGCATCAATTACTACAAAAACCTGATCAACAAGTTGAAAGAGAACG GCATAGAGCCATATGTAACAATTTTCCACTGGGACACTCCTCAAGCGCTGGAAGACAAGTATGGCGGCTTCTTAAACCCAAGGATTAT AAAAGATTACACAGACTTTGCCAAGGTGTGCTTCGATCATTTTGGCGACAAGGTTAAGCAATGGTTCACCTTTAATGAGCCTCACATATTTTGTTCATTTGCCTATGGAACCGGGGAGTATGCTCCAGGGAGGTGCTCACCAAATCGCAATTGTGCCATCCCATGTGGTGACTCGCTCAACGAGCCATACCTTGTTGGCCACAACATCCTCCTAGCTCATGCTGAGGTTGTTGATCTGTACAAGACGTATTACAAG GGTGAAGACGGACACATAGGGATGGCGCTCGATGTAATGTTCTATGAACCATATACAAAGACATTCCTTGATGAACAAGCCCAAGCAAGATCCATTGACTACAACCTAGGATGGTTCATGGAACCAGTGTTTCGTGGTGATTACCCCTTCTCCATGAGATCACTATTGAGGGATCGACTACCGTACTTCAAAGATGAAGAGAAAGCCAAATTAGTGGGTTCCTATGATATGATGGGGCTCAACTACTACACATCAAGGTTCTCCGAGCATATCGACATTTCTCCAAGATTCACACCAGTGCCAAATACCGAAGAAGCCTATGCTAGAGAGAAAA TGAGTGGGCATGACGGGAATCCTATCGGTCTTGAC ACTGGAATAGATTGGATTAAATCACACCCGAAAGGCCTAAAGGACCTCCTTATGATCATCAAGGAGAGATACGGAAATCCACCCATCTACATCACTGAGAATG GGACCGCGGATGTTGACAACGGCAATCTATCCAAGAGCGATGCATTGGATGACTCCATAAGGCTAGATTATCTTCAACGCCACATCTCAGCCATAAAAAAATCAATAGA TTTGGGTGCGGACGTGTGCGGCCACTTTACCTGGTCTCTGCTGGACAGCTTCGAGTGGGCTAGCGGCTACACCGCTCATTTCGGACTCATCTACGTCGACCGCAACGACGGCTTCAAGGGGTACATGAAGAAGTCAGCCAAGTGGTTTAAAGAGTTTAACGGCGCTTCAAGGAGGGTCATGAATGACAAACATGGTGACGTCCTTGATCCAGCTTTGGTCAGCAATAATAACTGA
- the LOC120685679 gene encoding zinc finger MYM-type protein 1-like yields MTSGTIQKELAECCAQAVTKVIKEEISGCLFSILVDESRDISVKEQMAIIVRYVNKKGQVVERFLGIKHVKLTTSEALKRAIVEVLSAHGLTIAKIRGQGYDGASNMRGEFNGVQKLIRDENPYAFYIHCFAHQLQLVVVSVSKCCSSIEDFFDYVNMIVSSTSASCKRKDLLIDSHHTIVLNKLESGDISSGRGQHQETSLPRPGDTRWGSHYRTLLRIETMWDSIIEVLQVVHDEERNPSRAGGLVPTMESFSFVFIMKMMLQILHITNELSHLLQKKDQNIVEAMSLVIDVKTRLNNLRSEGYEPLLEEVKTFCQENDIPIPNMEDSVPRFGRSRKGGRNNITQDHYFRVDTFFATIDAITTEFDHRFSEKRIRDQLQTFIIHVRRVEAFRACYDLASLAMKMVELKRHEIFPLVYRLIELALLLPVATASVERAFSAMKIIKTELRNKMSDGWLNDLMVVYIEREIFKGIDLESIKKAFQKKKDRNMQLPKSPRRN; encoded by the exons ATGACTTCTGGAACAATTCAGAAAGAACTTGCCGAGTGTTGTGCTCAAGCGGTTACCAAAGTCATAAAAGAAGAGATAAGTGGTTGTTTATTCTCTATTCTTGTTGACGAATCTCGTGATATATCAGTCAAAGAGCAAATGGCCATCATAGTCAG GTATGTGAATAAAAAAGGGCAAGTAGTTGAAAGATTTTTGGGTATCAAGCATGTCAAGCTAACTACATCAGAAGCATTAAAGAGAGCAATAGTGGAGGTTCTTAGTGCCCATGGTTTAACTATTGCAAAAATACGAGGCCAAGGGTATGATGGAGCTTCTAATATGAGAGGTGAATTCAATGGTGTTCAAAAACTAATTCGTGATGAGAACCCATATGCTTTCTATATCCATTGTTTTGCTCACCAATTGCAGTTGGTAGTTGTTTCGGTTTCAAAGTGTTGTTCATCTATAGAGGATTTCTTTGACTATGTGAACATGATTGTGAGCAGCACTAGTGCATCTTGTAAGAGGAAGGATTTATTGATTGATAGTCATCATACAATTGTTTTGAATAAGTTGGAGAGTGGAGATATTTCATCAGGTAGAGGACAACATCAAGAAACATCATTGCCTAGGCCTGGAGATACAAGATGGGGATCTCACTACAGGACATTGCTTCGTATTGAAACAATGTGGGACTCAATAATAGAAGTTCTGCAAGTGGTGCATGATGAGGAACGTAATCCATCAAGGGCAGGGGGGTTGGTGCCTACTATGGAGTCTTTCAGCTTTGTGTTTATCATGAAGATGATGTTACAGATCCTTCACATAACAAATGAGCTATCTCATCTGTTGCAGAAGAAGGATCAAAATATTGTTGAGGCCATGTCTTTGGTTATTGACGTGAAAACACGTTTGAACAATTTGAGAAGCGAAGGTTATGAGCCACTACTTGAAGAAGTCAAAACATTTTGCCAAGAAAATGATATCCCAATACCAAATATGGAAGATAGTGTACCAAGATTTGGTAGATCAAGGAAAGGAGGGAGAAACAACATCACTCAAGATCATTACTTTCGTGTTGATACCTTCTTTGCTACCATAGATGCTATCACAACAGAGTTTGATCATCGATTCAGTGAG AAAAGAATAAGAGACCAGTTACAAACCTTCATTATTCATGTTAGAAGAGTTGAGGCATTCAGAGCTTGTTATGACCTTGCAAGCCTAGCAATGAAAATGGTTGAACTTAAGAGGCATGAAATATTTCCCTTGGTTTATCGCCTAATTGAGCTGGCATTGCTGCTACCAGTAGCAACTGCATCAGTTGAAAGAGCATTTTCAGCCATGAAGATTATTAAAACTGAGTTGCGGAACAAGATGTCCGATGGTTGGCTTAATGACTTGATGGTGGTGTATATTGAGCGGGAGATATTTAAAGGAATTGATCTTGAATCTATCAAGAAGGCTTTTCAGAAGAAAAAAGATAGAAATATGCAATTGCCAAAGTCTCCTAGACGCAACTAA
- the LOC120686451 gene encoding dolichol-phosphate mannose synthase subunit 2-like: MELGDKAVGFLLTLTSLSIFTYYTFWVIILPFVDSDHFVHKYFLPQEYAILIPVIAGMVLLSFLSIFVGLVMLKSKKKKKTT, from the exons ATGGAACTAGGTGATAAGGCGGTTGGTTTTCTGCTGACGCTAACGAGCTTATCCATCTTCACCTACTATACATTCTGGGTCATTATCTTG CCGTTTGTTGACAGCGACCACTTTGTGCACAAGTACTTCCTGCCTCAAGAGTATGCGATTTTGATACCAGTGATTGCCGGCATggttctcctttctttcttgaGCATCTTTGTGGGTCTCGTGATGCTCAagtcaaagaaaaagaagaagaccacTTGA
- the LOC120685681 gene encoding uncharacterized protein LOC120685681: MRTVHGSARAPEQSSSGWAARVPEQRGSGFSTATPPRSFTDGNCFFNGSAGGFLGSGRQSPVGQPWNSQSSDPATWGNNATPPGGFTNFIQPNVSQHFNFVGEPSQFAPFKAPRSTQDFQSEEEFSTPIFARDNPLMLTAVMRHRELRSESFGLKKKMLGWKNEQYWADVEAMYNETTPSHRRRNAKQIKDRFHKVNKWTDLFHSAWLKVRMIYTSGYSDQMWIEKAHALYIKDNESLNLGPFVLMDVWNTVKNEAKWVTYNSGLKKARKRKGSGKEKEGEDVSHTDADELEEQPRPIGQKKAKKLKYAKSKEGDHLDLEELEKFGKIQSEEHANRLKVLEVQEKLSSENIEQAKLAHLAAKEQKEAAQMQREARKYELETKMFETYNRLLSVDVASMSNEEKLEHSDTLKYLKKKLFAEK, from the exons ATGCGGACGGTCCATGGAAGTGCTCGGGCACCGGAGCAGAGCAGTTCGGGATGGGCTGCGCGTGTGCCGGAGCAGAGGGGTTCGGGATTTAGCACGGCTACTCCACCAAGGTCCTTCACCGACGGCAATTGCTTCTTCaacggcagcgccggcggcttCCTCGGCAGCGGCAGACAAAGCCCCGTCGGTCAACCATGGAATTCTCAATCTTCAGATCCTGCAACTTG GGGAAACAATGCAACACCTCCTGGAGGCTTCACAAATTTTATCCAGCCTAACGTGTCTCAACATTTTAATTTTGTTGGAGAGCCTTCTCAGTTTGCCCCATTCAAGGCGCCACGGAGTACGCAAGATTTTCAGTCTGAAGAAGAATTCTCGACTCCTATTTTCGCAAGGGACAACCCGTTAATGTTGACAGCGGTGATGAGACACCGAGAACTGAGAAGTGAATCTTTTGGACTCAAGAAGAAGATGTTAGGATG GAAGAATGAGCAATACTGGGCTGATGTTGAGGCTATGTACAATGAGACTACACCAAGTCATAGGAGGAGAAATGCCAAGCAAATCAAGGACCGATTTCATAAGGTAAATAAGTGGACCGACCTTTTCCATAGTGCTTGGTTGAAGGTTCGAATGATTTATACAAGTGGCTATAGTGATCAAATGTGGATTGAGAAGGCCCATGCATTGTATATAAAGGACAATGAGAGTCTCAATCTAGGTCCGTTTGTGTTGATGGATGTATGGAATACGGTCAAGAATGAAGCAAAGTGGGTAACATACAATAGTGGGCTTAAaaaagcaagaaaaagaaagggttCAGGCaaggagaaggaaggagaggaTGTTAGCCATACAGATGCAGATGAACTTGAGGAACAGCCAAGACCAATAGGGCAAAAAAAAGCTAAAAAACTGAAATATGCCAAAAGTAAAGAGGGGGACCATTTAGACCTTGAGGAGCTGGAAAAATTTGGTAAAATACAGAGTGAAGAGCATGCAAATAGGCTGAAAGTCTTGGAAGTGCAGGAAAAGCTATCATCTGAAAATATCGAACAAGCCAAGCTTGCCCACCTTGCAGCAAAGGAACAAAAGGAGGCAGCTCAGATGCAAAGGGAGGCAAGAAAATATGAACTCGAAACTAAGATGTTTGAGACATATAACCGCCTTCTCTCAGTAGATGTAGCATCAATGTCCAATGAAGAAAAGTTAGAACATTCAGATACATTGAAGtatttgaagaaaaaattgTTTGCTGAAAAATGA
- the LOC120686750 gene encoding uncharacterized protein LOC120686750, with amino-acid sequence MPCQTAMDAASAARSSQGKGAAAAKKKMSRGAAKKTTTQPSWMAVGLGFYHSSSSGKNRAQPAAAAAAAEGKNIDDDKSSSSTSKKKRSIIISRSMTCARSICSTKESSVLSRRRDQDTDRAAARSASSRSLRAPDVVDAADATYAASAAAVSATSSFNSEATAATSSSATATSASSPLSSPSSSSFGSSFRGVQQIRKLSGCYECHSVFDPRSLAAAAAAAAFPCADCDEVFGKAESLELHRASRHAVSELGPDDTSRNIVDIIFQSSWLRKQEAPVCKIDRILKVQSSDRTVRRFEEYKESIKERARSGEGRKNNPRCVADGNELLRFHCTTFTCSLGAAGGTALCRAPLAQCKLCSIVRDGFRVDGDGKIATMATSGHAHDMAQVSSDGEKKAMLVCRVVAGRVKKTGDRKSSEDSECDSVSPSSEGVCSDLDELFLFNPRAILPCFVVIYQVIAIRAT; translated from the exons ATGCCTTGTCAAACTGCAATGGATGCGGCAAGTGCAGCCAGGAGTAGCCAAGGCAAGGGTGCTGCCGCCgccaagaagaagatgagcagaGGAGCTGCGAAGAAGACGACGACTCAGCCATCGTGGATGGCCGTGGGGCTGGGGTTCTACCATTCGTCCTCCTCCGGCAAGAACAGagcgcagccggcggcggcggcggcagcggcagaagGAAAGAACATTGACGATgacaagagcagcagcagcaccagcaagaagaagaggagcatCATCATCAGCCGGAGCATGACCTGCGCGAGGTCCATCTGCAGCACCAAGGAGAGCTCCGTGCTGAGCCGCCGCCGGGACCAGGACACggaccgcgccgccgctcgcagcgCCTCGAGCAGGTCGCTCAGAGCTCCcgacgtcgtcgacgccgccgacgcaacgtacgccgcctccgccgcggccgtctCCGCGACGTCGTCTTTCAACtcggaggccacggcggcgacctcctcgtcggccaccgccacctcggcgtcctcgccgctctcgtcgccgtcgtcgtcgtcgttcggGAGCTCCTTCCGCGGGGTGCAGCAGATCAGGAAGCTCTCCGGGTGCTACGAGTGCCACTCCGTCTTCGACCCCAGgagcctcgccgctgccgccgccgccgccgccttcccgtGCGCCGACTGCGACGAGGTGTTCGGCAAGGCCGAGTCCCTCGAGCTCCACAGAGCATCCAGGCATGCAG TTTCAGAGCTGGGGCCCGACGACACGAGCAGGAACATCGTGGATATCATCTTCCAGTCGAGCTGGCTGAGGAAGCAGGAGGCGCCCGTGTGCAAGATCGACAGGATCCTCAAGGTCCAGAGCAGCGACAGGACGGTGAGGAGGTTCGAGGAGTACAAGGAGAGCATCAAGGAGAGGGCGAGAAGCGGCGAGGGCCGGAAGAACAACCCCCGGTGCGTCGCCGACGGCAACGAGCTCCTCAGGTTCCACTGCACCACGTTCACCTgctccctcggcgccgccggcggcaccgCCCTGTGCCGGGCGCCGCTGGCACAGTGCAAGCTGTGCAGCATCGTCAGGGACGGCTTCAG GGTCGACGGTGACGGGAAGATTGCAACAATGGCGACGAGTGGGCATGCGCATGACATGGCGCAGGTGTCGTCTGACGGCGAGAAGAAGGCGATGCTGGTGTGCAGGGTGGTTGCGGGGAGGGTGAAGAAGACCGGTGACAGGAAATCTTCAGAGGACAGTGAGTGTGACTCTGTCAGCCCCAGCTCAGAGGGGGTCTGCTCAGATTTGGATGAGCTCTTCCTGTTCAATCCTAGAGCTATACTGCCATGCTTCGTAGTCATATACCAAGTTATCGCCATTAGGGCAACTTAG
- the LOC120685680 gene encoding putative auxin transporter-like protein 4 — MASEKVETIVAGNYMEMERAGSGEASDGAGDDQAGGTAKASASRRGGGKALSSLFWHGGSVYDAWFSCASNQVAQVLLTLPYSFSQLGMASGIVFQLFYGLMGSWTAYLISVLYVEYRTRKEREKVDFRNHVIQWFEVLDGLLGKHWRNMGLFFNCTFLLFGSVIQLIACASNIYYINDKYDKRTWTYIFGACCATTVFIPSFHNYRIWSFLGLLMTTYTAWYLTIAAIVHGQVEGVTHSGPSKMVLYFTGATNILYTFGGHAVTVEIMHAMWKPQKFKLIYLAATLYVLTLTLPSAAAVYWAFGDALLDHSNAFSLLPRSGFRDAAVVLMLVHQFITFGFACTPLYFVWEKLVGVHEARSVALRAAARLPVVLPIWFLAIIFPFFGPINSTVGSLLVSFTVYIIPALAHMATFAPAAARENAVERPPRGLGGWPGMYAANCFVVAWVLVVGFGFGGWASTVNFVRQVDTFGLFTKCYQCPPKH, encoded by the exons ATGGCGTCGGAGAAGGTGGAGACGATCGTGGCCGGGAactacatggagatggagagggCCGGCAGCGGTGAGGCCAGCGACGGTGCCGGAGACGATCAAGCCGGCGGCACGGCAAAGGCGTCGGCgtcgaggaggggcggcggcaagGCGCTGTCGAGCCTGTTCTGGCACGGCGGGTCCGTGTACGACGCCTGGTTCAGCTGCGCGTCGAACCAGGTGGCGCAGGTGCTACTGACGCTGCCCTACTCCTTCTCGCAGCTGGGCATGGCGTCCGGGATCGTCTTCCAGCTCTTCTACGGCCTCATGGGCAGCTGGACGGCCTACCTCATCAGCGTCCTCTACGTCGAGTACCGCACCAGGAAGGAGCGCGAGAAGGTCGACTTCAGGAACCATGTCATCCAG TGGTTTGAGGTTCTGGATGGGCTGCTGGGGAAGCACTGGAGGAACATGGGCCTCTTCTTCAACTGCACTTTCCTCCTCTTCGGCTCCGTCATCCAGCTCATCGCATGTGCAAG CAACATCTACTACATCAACGACAAGTATGACAAGCGGACATGGACGTACATCTTCGGCGCCTGCTGCGCCACCACGGTCTTCATCCCCTCCTTCCACAACTACCGGATCTGGTCTTTCCTCGGCCTCCTCATGACCACCTACACCGCATGGTACCTCACCATCGCCGCCATCGTGCACGGCCAG GTGGAAGGTGTGACGCACTCGGGGCCGAGCAAGATGGTGCTCTACTTCACTGGGGCCACCAACATCCTCTACACCTTTGGAGGCCATGCTGTCACAGT GGAGATCATGCACGCCATGTGGAAGCCGCAGAAGTTCAAGCTCATCTACCTGGCTGCCACGCTGTACGTGCTGACGCTGACGctgccgtcggccgccgccgtgtaCTGGGCCTTCGGCGACGCGCTCCTGGACCACTCCAacgccttctccctcctcccgcgctccggcttccgcgacgccgccgtggtccTCATGCTCGTCCACCAGTTCATCACCTTCGGCTTCGCCTGCAc ccCGCTCTACTTCGTCTGGGAGAAGCTCGTCGGCGTGCACGAGGCCCGGAGCGtggcgctccgcgccgccgcgaggctCCCCGTCGTGCTCCCCATCTGGTTCCTCGCCATCATCTTCCCCTTCTTCGGGCCCATCAACTCCACCGTGGGCTCCCTGCTGGTGAGCTTCACCGTGTACATCATCCCGGCGCTGGCGCACATGGCCACcttcgcgccggcggccgccaggGAGAACGCCGTCGAGCGGCCGCCGCGGGGGCTCGGCGGCTGGCCGGGCATGTACGCCGCCAACTGCTTTGTGGTGGCTTGGGTGCTCGTCGTCGGATTCGGGTTCGGGGGATGGGCCAGCACCGTCAACTTCGTCCGGCAGGTCGACACCTTCGGGCTCTTCACCAAGTGCTACCAGTGCCCACCAAAGCACTGA